A stretch of the Bacteroidia bacterium genome encodes the following:
- the tatA gene encoding twin-arginine translocase TatA/TatE family subunit encodes MQHGVYLEFMNFSGGEIFVILIIILLLFGGRKVPELMKGLGKGIKEFKDASNGIDNDAPKKDLEKKD; translated from the coding sequence ATGCAACACGGTGTTTATTTGGAGTTTATGAACTTCAGCGGAGGCGAAATATTTGTTATTCTCATTATTATTTTACTTTTATTCGGAGGTAGAAAAGTGCCTGAATTGATGAAAGGACTTGGAAAAGGTATCAAAGAATTTAAAGATGCATCCAACGGGATTGACAACGATGCTCCGAAAAAAGATTTAGAGAAAAAAGATTAA
- a CDS encoding BrxA/BrxB family bacilliredoxin: MYPENLVAPMKAELISVGFEDLTTPDAVDKAIKSAGTTLVVINSVCGCAAGAARPGIRIAVKNEKKPTHLTTVFAGFDTEAVAKARQFMAPYPPSSPCIALFKDGKLVHFVERHHIEGRSAEMIADHLKIAFDEFC, from the coding sequence ATGTATCCCGAAAATTTAGTTGCCCCGATGAAAGCCGAACTAATTAGTGTAGGTTTTGAAGATTTAACAACGCCCGATGCTGTGGATAAAGCTATTAAAAGTGCTGGGACCACACTGGTGGTGATAAATTCTGTATGTGGATGTGCCGCAGGTGCAGCGCGCCCTGGAATTCGCATCGCTGTAAAGAACGAAAAAAAGCCAACGCATTTAACCACTGTTTTCGCTGGATTTGACACAGAAGCAGTTGCCAAAGCAAGACAATTTATGGCTCCTTATCCTCCATCTTCGCCTTGTATTGCACTTTTTAAAGATGGTAAATTGGTTCATTTTGTGGAAAGACATCACATAGAAGGTCGCTCTGCAGAAATGATTGCAGATCATTTGAAAATCGCATTTGACGAATTTTGTTGA
- a CDS encoding 3'-5' exonuclease, with product MGDKKIKIEDILFLDIETVPIVYNYDEMDETMRHLWDHKFIYQKEADPVEGYKKAGVYSEFAKIICISVGAFKEGNFRLKSFFGDDEKIILENFSALLNQHYNKEQHRLCAHNGKEFDFPFIARRMLISGIKLPEMLDIGGKKPWEIKHLDTMELWKFGDYKNYTSLNLLAAVFGIPTPKDDINGSDVARVYWEEKNIARIATYCQKDVLTVAQLYLRMKGEKMISQENIFIV from the coding sequence ATGGGCGATAAAAAAATAAAAATCGAAGACATCCTTTTTTTGGATATTGAAACTGTACCTATTGTTTATAATTATGATGAAATGGACGAAACGATGCGCCATTTATGGGATCATAAATTTATTTATCAAAAAGAGGCTGATCCTGTGGAGGGCTATAAAAAAGCAGGTGTTTATTCGGAATTCGCAAAAATAATTTGCATTTCTGTTGGTGCTTTTAAAGAAGGAAATTTTCGTTTAAAATCTTTTTTCGGCGACGATGAAAAAATAATTTTAGAAAATTTTTCTGCGCTTCTGAATCAACATTATAATAAAGAACAACATCGGCTTTGCGCGCACAACGGCAAGGAATTTGACTTTCCATTTATCGCGAGAAGAATGCTCATCAGCGGAATAAAACTGCCAGAAATGCTTGATATTGGCGGTAAAAAACCTTGGGAAATAAAACATTTAGATACAATGGAGTTGTGGAAATTCGGTGATTATAAAAATTATACTTCTTTAAATTTATTGGCAGCCGTTTTCGGAATTCCAACGCCAAAAGATGACATTAACGGAAGTGATGTGGCGCGTGTGTATTGGGAAGAAAAAAATATTGCTCGAATTGCAACTTATTGTCAAAAAGATGTTTTAACGGTTGCTCAACTTTACCTGCGGATGAAAGGTGAAAAAATGATTTCTCAAGAAAATATTTTCATCGTATAA
- a CDS encoding YwbE family protein, producing METLSDIKNGQYRKNIQLGMEVNVVLKRDQKTGKLTSGKVRWILTSKPFHSHGIKVMLETREVGRVQEIVA from the coding sequence ATGGAAACGCTTTCAGACATCAAAAACGGACAATACCGAAAAAACATTCAGTTGGGAATGGAAGTAAATGTGGTGCTGAAACGCGATCAAAAAACCGGCAAACTTACTTCAGGGAAAGTGCGCTGGATACTCACCAGTAAACCTTTTCATTCACACGGAATTAAAGTAATGCTCGAAACACGAGAGGTTGGAAGAGTGCAGGAAATCGTGGCTTGA
- a CDS encoding M3 family oligoendopeptidase, producing MKFNDIKYSRPDVKMLAEKFNALLKKFNGASAFEQKQLMSEINALRNDFDTMATLSSIRHSIDTNNEFYNAEKDFFDNNGPTVEGLISEYYKALIKSSHRSELEKEYGKQLFTIAEMSIKTFSPEIIEDLQKENQLGSEYTKILASAKINFDGKELNLSDLAKYTTSDKREVRQEANKKKYEFFTKHAADLDRIYDELVKTRHKMALKLGFKNFVEMAYFRMLRSDYNAEMVAFYRQQVEKFIVPIASKLRQKQAERLGLNKLKFYDEAVDFKTGNAAPKGDPDWILKNAIKMYSELSPETKIFFDHMVNDEMMDLVSKKGKAGGGYCTYIGAEKSPFIFSNFNGTKHDITVLTHEAGHAFQAYSSRNLSVPEYFFPTYEAAEIHSMSMEFITWPWMELFFKEETEKFKFSHMSSSLLFLPYGVAVDEFQHWVYENYEATPAERNTAWRTIEKKYLPHRDYDGNEFLEKGGFWQQQAHIYQSPFYYIDYTLAQICAFQFWKKSNENRVQALADYTNLCKQGGSYSFLKLVEIAKLVSPFSGGCLESVANEVNHWLESVDDSKF from the coding sequence ATGAAATTCAATGATATCAAGTATTCTCGTCCAGATGTTAAAATGTTGGCGGAAAAATTCAACGCGCTTCTCAAAAAATTTAATGGAGCTTCGGCTTTTGAACAAAAACAATTAATGAGCGAAATCAACGCTTTGCGCAACGATTTCGATACGATGGCAACACTTTCTAGCATTCGTCATTCGATAGATACTAACAACGAATTTTACAATGCTGAAAAAGATTTTTTCGACAATAACGGACCTACAGTCGAGGGTTTAATCAGCGAGTACTACAAAGCTTTGATAAAATCTTCGCATCGTTCGGAATTAGAAAAAGAATACGGAAAACAATTGTTTACGATTGCGGAAATGTCAATAAAAACATTCTCTCCAGAAATTATCGAAGATCTTCAAAAAGAAAATCAATTGGGCAGCGAATACACGAAAATATTGGCTTCTGCGAAAATTAATTTTGATGGAAAAGAATTAAATCTTTCTGATTTAGCAAAATATACAACGTCCGATAAACGTGAAGTTCGTCAAGAAGCAAATAAAAAGAAATACGAATTTTTCACAAAACATGCCGCAGATTTAGATCGTATTTACGATGAATTGGTAAAAACCAGACATAAAATGGCGCTTAAATTAGGCTTCAAAAATTTTGTGGAAATGGCTTATTTCCGAATGTTGCGCAGCGATTACAATGCAGAGATGGTGGCTTTTTATCGCCAACAAGTAGAAAAATTTATTGTGCCAATTGCTAGTAAATTACGTCAGAAACAAGCCGAGCGTTTGGGTTTAAATAAATTAAAATTTTACGATGAAGCAGTTGATTTTAAAACTGGGAATGCTGCGCCTAAAGGCGATCCGGATTGGATTCTAAAAAATGCGATAAAAATGTATTCTGAACTTTCTCCAGAAACAAAAATATTTTTCGACCACATGGTGAATGATGAAATGATGGATTTGGTTTCTAAAAAAGGAAAAGCTGGTGGCGGTTATTGCACGTACATTGGCGCTGAAAAAAGTCCATTTATTTTTTCCAATTTTAATGGAACAAAACACGATATTACCGTTCTTACACACGAAGCCGGACACGCATTTCAGGCATATTCCAGTCGTAATTTATCCGTTCCAGAATATTTTTTCCCAACCTACGAAGCTGCCGAAATACATTCGATGAGTATGGAATTTATTACTTGGCCTTGGATGGAATTATTCTTTAAAGAGGAAACAGAAAAATTCAAATTCTCGCACATGAGCAGCTCGCTTTTGTTTTTACCTTACGGAGTTGCTGTGGACGAGTTTCAACATTGGGTGTATGAAAATTATGAAGCTACGCCTGCCGAAAGAAATACAGCTTGGAGAACTATCGAAAAAAAATATTTGCCACACCGCGATTATGATGGAAACGAATTTTTAGAGAAAGGTGGTTTTTGGCAACAACAAGCACACATTTATCAAAGTCCGTTTTATTATATTGATTACACATTGGCTCAAATTTGTGCTTTTCAATTTTGGAAAAAATCGAACGAAAACAGAGTACAAGCTTTGGCGGATTACACCAATCTTTGTAAACAAGGTGGCAGTTATTCCTTTTTAAAATTAGTTGAAATTGCCAAATTAGTTTCGCCTTTTAGCGGAGGATGTTTAGAATCTGTTGCCAACGAAGTAAATCATTGGTTAGAAAGTGTAGATGATTCGAAGTTTTAA
- a CDS encoding leucine-rich repeat domain-containing protein, with amino-acid sequence MLRKLIFYIVFFIPLVVFSQDETSSPFDLYGPPNTFTYKDIKSAIKEADEVYKLNLTNETVDPKWFLKIGKLKNVEVFTIGFNGFTQLPDDFSKLDNLVYFSSVGNPFVTLPSDIGNCSGLMEMNLSLTNLDSLPASIAYWQRLEKFSIQDNKADTLKLPNNIGYLSSLKTLSISNSPLDTLPRTIGSLQNLQTLSLIACKLNRLPKALGKINSLQTLELDNNNLIALPESVCHLHHLQYLSLRNNKFTHLPDEICFLKNLTTLDLRGNKFSPYDIEILQALLPKCSILWDAK; translated from the coding sequence ATGCTCCGAAAATTAATTTTTTACATCGTTTTTTTTATTCCTTTAGTTGTTTTTTCGCAAGACGAAACGTCCTCGCCTTTTGATTTATACGGACCTCCAAACACCTTTACGTATAAGGATATTAAGAGTGCCATCAAAGAAGCGGACGAAGTGTATAAACTTAATTTAACCAACGAAACGGTTGATCCAAAATGGTTTTTAAAAATCGGGAAACTGAAAAATGTAGAAGTATTTACGATAGGTTTTAATGGCTTTACACAATTGCCAGATGATTTTTCCAAACTCGATAATTTGGTTTATTTTTCGTCTGTAGGAAACCCGTTTGTTACTTTGCCAAGTGATATCGGGAATTGCAGCGGCTTGATGGAAATGAATTTAAGTTTGACAAATCTCGATTCTTTACCTGCAAGCATTGCCTATTGGCAGCGTTTGGAAAAATTTTCGATTCAAGATAACAAAGCAGATACGTTAAAACTTCCCAATAATATCGGTTATTTGAGCAGTTTAAAAACCTTGTCTATTTCCAATTCTCCTTTAGATACCTTGCCGCGAACAATTGGTTCTTTACAAAATTTACAAACGCTTTCGCTGATTGCTTGTAAATTAAATCGGCTTCCAAAAGCATTGGGAAAAATAAATTCTTTGCAAACGTTGGAGTTGGATAATAATAATTTAATTGCGTTGCCGGAAAGCGTTTGCCATTTGCATCATTTACAATATTTGTCGTTGCGGAATAATAAATTTACGCATTTGCCGGACGAAATTTGTTTTCTGAAAAACCTTACTACACTTGACTTGCGAGGAAATAAATTTTCTCCTTACGATATCGAAATTTTGCAGGCATTGTTGCCGAAATGTTCTATTTTGTGGGATGCAAAATAA
- a CDS encoding outer membrane beta-barrel protein: MKNRVQKIIFSMLLFCSSQQMLLAQGNGFLQTFELKKRFAIAPVLSFYQNNSDYTANTKSSPGFNIRAEEEILFRTNLSILAGIEYVRQGMTFNSYYFERGYSVIYDKNFNYEHTLSTNELQIPLLVKQSFSSEKDNKNTFYFVAGWALHYMLYAHASILSDVTQHQIWKGQTNLAVQYPLFGKVAGSLLETGLGFQHNNRLLQNAVFIDFIYKYNLTPFLYTGNGTSNQLYFRNSSLSIAIGYKM; this comes from the coding sequence ATGAAAAACAGGGTTCAAAAAATTATTTTTTCGATGCTGCTTTTTTGCAGTTCGCAGCAAATGCTGTTGGCACAAGGCAACGGTTTTTTGCAAACTTTTGAATTAAAAAAAAGATTTGCAATTGCTCCAGTACTTTCTTTTTATCAAAACAATTCGGATTATACGGCGAATACGAAATCCTCTCCAGGGTTTAATATCCGCGCAGAAGAAGAAATTTTGTTCCGTACCAATTTGAGTATTCTTGCAGGAATCGAATACGTACGGCAAGGCATGACTTTTAATTCCTATTATTTTGAACGAGGATATTCTGTTATTTACGATAAAAATTTTAATTACGAGCATACTCTTTCTACCAACGAACTTCAAATTCCTTTATTGGTAAAGCAAAGTTTCTCGAGTGAAAAGGACAATAAAAACACTTTTTATTTTGTCGCCGGATGGGCACTTCATTATATGTTATACGCTCACGCAAGTATTTTATCGGATGTTACGCAACATCAAATTTGGAAAGGGCAAACCAATCTCGCCGTTCAATATCCTCTTTTCGGAAAAGTAGCAGGAAGTTTGTTAGAAACTGGTCTGGGCTTTCAACACAACAACCGCCTATTACAAAATGCAGTGTTCATTGATTTTATATACAAATACAACCTCACACCATTTTTATATACTGGCAACGGAACTTCTAACCAATTGTATTTCAGAAATTCGAGTTTGAGTATCGCCATCGGATACAAAATGTAA
- a CDS encoding polyprenyl synthetase family protein, which yields MKTIEQLRDFFSIELENFSEKLIFSPEELYRPITYMLSLDGKRTRPVLLLNACEMFGGNIKKALPAALSIELFHNFTLMHDDIMDKAPLRRNQTTVHQKWNENVAILSGDTLLVEAYKCLSKCEKKSFSNVFSIFNSTAIEVCRGQQLDMNFETQKKVSVNDYLEMITLKTAVLIAASLKIGALTAGATNTEAEKIYAFGKNIGIAFQLQDDLLDVYGDETKFGKQTGGDILANKKTLLLISALDKADNDTRKKLKKIVAQKNNFSKEKISAVKKIYDELGVKSIAESYIQQYYKKAMKNMDAIKIPASKKIILKSFAESLMNREK from the coding sequence GTGAAAACAATTGAACAACTCCGAGATTTTTTTAGCATCGAGTTAGAAAATTTTTCTGAAAAATTAATTTTTTCACCGGAAGAATTATACCGCCCAATTACCTATATGCTTTCGTTAGATGGAAAAAGAACGCGCCCCGTTTTGCTTTTAAATGCTTGCGAAATGTTTGGCGGAAATATCAAAAAAGCTTTGCCAGCTGCGCTTTCCATCGAGTTGTTTCATAATTTCACATTGATGCACGATGACATTATGGACAAAGCTCCTTTGCGTCGCAATCAAACAACGGTGCATCAAAAATGGAATGAAAATGTAGCTATTTTAAGTGGTGATACTTTGTTGGTAGAAGCTTATAAATGTCTCAGTAAATGTGAGAAAAAAAGTTTTTCAAATGTGTTTTCTATCTTTAATTCTACCGCGATTGAAGTGTGCAGAGGACAACAATTGGACATGAATTTCGAGACGCAGAAAAAAGTTTCTGTGAACGATTATTTGGAAATGATTACGTTAAAAACGGCCGTGTTAATTGCTGCCAGCTTGAAAATAGGCGCGCTTACGGCGGGAGCGACAAATACGGAAGCAGAAAAAATATATGCGTTCGGAAAAAATATCGGAATTGCTTTTCAATTACAAGATGATTTGTTGGATGTGTATGGCGACGAAACAAAATTCGGAAAACAAACGGGCGGCGATATTCTTGCGAATAAAAAAACATTGTTGCTCATCTCAGCGCTCGATAAAGCAGACAATGACACGCGAAAAAAATTAAAAAAAATAGTTGCTCAAAAAAATAATTTTTCGAAAGAGAAAATAAGTGCTGTCAAAAAAATATACGATGAGTTGGGCGTTAAAAGCATTGCAGAATCGTACATTCAGCAGTATTATAAAAAAGCGATGAAAAATATGGACGCCATAAAAATTCCGGCATCTAAAAAAATAATTTTGAAATCGTTTGCTGAAAGTCTTATGAACAGAGAAAAGTAA
- a CDS encoding NAD-dependent epimerase/dehydratase family protein yields the protein MNKILVTGGAGFIASAVAEKLAENAENFVVIVDNLLTGDVKKIPASKHSNIKFIKCDVNNFTDISSVFFAYSFDYVFHYAAVVGVKRTLEHPVMVLNDLEGIKNILNLSKNTGVKRVYYSSSSEVYGEPVEYPQNEETTPLNSRLPYAIVKNAGEAYLKSYKKEFGLDYTVFRFFNTYGPKQSKDFVVSKFIAAALKNKPISIYGDGKQTRTFCFINDHIEACINAFYQNKFVNDVVNIGGNIEVSILELANTIIKVCHSSSKINFLPALEEGDMTRRRPDISKMNLLLDRPLLSLEEGLKQVLQNTRFIL from the coding sequence ATGAACAAAATACTTGTTACTGGAGGTGCCGGATTTATCGCAAGCGCAGTGGCTGAAAAGCTAGCGGAGAATGCGGAAAATTTTGTCGTTATTGTAGATAACCTCCTTACGGGAGACGTGAAAAAAATCCCTGCATCCAAACACTCAAACATCAAATTTATTAAATGCGATGTAAATAATTTTACAGATATTTCAAGCGTTTTTTTCGCTTATTCTTTTGATTACGTTTTTCATTATGCCGCCGTAGTGGGCGTAAAGCGTACTTTGGAGCACCCTGTAATGGTTTTAAATGATTTAGAGGGAATAAAAAACATTCTCAATCTTTCCAAAAATACAGGAGTGAAAAGAGTGTATTATTCTTCTTCTTCCGAAGTATATGGAGAGCCGGTGGAATATCCGCAGAACGAAGAAACAACTCCGTTAAATTCTCGTCTTCCTTACGCTATTGTTAAGAACGCGGGCGAAGCCTATCTTAAATCTTATAAAAAAGAATTTGGGCTGGATTATACTGTTTTTCGTTTTTTCAATACGTATGGACCGAAACAAAGCAAAGATTTTGTGGTATCGAAATTCATCGCGGCAGCATTAAAAAATAAACCTATTTCGATTTACGGAGACGGAAAACAAACGCGTACTTTTTGTTTTATAAATGATCACATCGAGGCGTGTATCAACGCATTTTATCAAAATAAATTTGTGAACGATGTGGTAAATATTGGCGGAAACATTGAAGTTTCGATATTGGAATTGGCGAATACGATTATCAAAGTGTGTCATTCTTCTTCAAAAATTAATTTTTTGCCGGCTCTGGAAGAAGGCGATATGACGCGTCGGAGGCCAGATATTTCAAAAATGAATTTATTATTGGATCGACCACTACTTTCATTGGAAGAAGGCTTGAAACAAGTGCTTCAAAATACCCGATTTATTCTGTGA
- the rfbA gene encoding glucose-1-phosphate thymidylyltransferase RfbA: MKGIILAGGSGTRLHPLTLAVSKQLMPVYDKPMIYYPLSVLMMAGISEILIISTPHDLPSFERLLGDGKSLGCSFSYAAQEIPNGLAQAFVIGEKFIGKEKVALVLGDNIFYGGGLGRLLQNNKNPEGGVVFAYHVSDPERYGVVEFDGGNKVISIEEKPEKPKSNYAVPGLYFYDNSVIEIAKNLKPSARGEYEITDVNKEYLKRGKLKVGILDRGTAWLDTGTFASLMQAAQFVQVIEERQGLKIGCIEEIAYRMGYINKEELKKIATPLLKSGYGKYLMQLSE; encoded by the coding sequence ATGAAAGGAATTATTTTAGCAGGAGGATCTGGTACACGCCTACATCCGCTTACATTGGCGGTTAGCAAGCAGTTAATGCCTGTTTACGACAAACCGATGATTTATTATCCGCTTTCTGTGTTAATGATGGCGGGCATTTCAGAAATATTAATTATTTCTACACCTCATGATTTACCGAGTTTCGAACGTTTATTGGGAGATGGAAAAAGCCTTGGATGCAGCTTTAGTTACGCTGCTCAGGAAATTCCGAATGGGTTGGCACAAGCGTTTGTAATTGGCGAAAAATTTATCGGAAAAGAGAAAGTTGCCTTGGTATTGGGCGATAATATTTTTTACGGTGGTGGCTTGGGAAGATTGCTTCAAAACAATAAAAATCCGGAAGGTGGAGTGGTATTTGCATATCACGTGTCGGACCCAGAACGTTATGGTGTGGTGGAGTTTGATGGCGGGAATAAAGTTATTTCCATCGAAGAAAAACCGGAGAAACCGAAATCCAATTATGCTGTCCCTGGACTTTATTTTTATGATAATAGTGTGATAGAAATTGCTAAAAATTTAAAACCAAGTGCGCGCGGAGAATACGAAATTACGGATGTGAACAAAGAATATTTGAAACGTGGAAAATTAAAAGTGGGCATTTTAGATCGCGGCACAGCGTGGTTAGATACCGGCACGTTTGCTTCGTTGATGCAAGCTGCTCAATTTGTGCAAGTGATAGAAGAACGTCAAGGATTAAAAATCGGATGCATCGAAGAAATAGCCTACCGCATGGGATACATCAACAAAGAAGAATTAAAAAAAATAGCGACACCATTGCTGAAAAGCGGCTATGGAAAATATTTGATGCAATTATCAGAATAA
- a CDS encoding DUF3352 domain-containing protein, which yields MFKKIFFGTFVTAVIVAGIFGFFYLRKIKTPVSTAINAIPADAVFIIRSNSADIFWKKISQNNIIWQDFLSENIFSDINKNGFIIDSLIQNSPDIIGLLDENPFFISAHETQKNHLDFLFSYSLPDITKREIVEDFINKSFKDKKKYTQNFDGISVNSISVEKNTKFNYAFSKGIFIAGFNLTLVQKAIQQTENGTSLLQDKNFSQVFNTAGKAVDATLFVNYERIHSSLNTYLENENRDFFSPFANWTALDFSVKPSEVMLDGFSVADISQKKFLNLFSKQKPQNIELTSVVPANTAMFLLMGISDVTSFKNDYSEFLNRKKNSDTLVNVVKKNIFSWTENEIALVVTEPESSDWSDNAYAIFHSNEIENAKATLNNLTDSLNALLELKTDSENYQGVGIYHLPVKNELSEIFGTIFSSITNNYYTIVGDYVVFANSSEALKKFIQANKSGKTLQNDIYYKEFSSDHLDKESNVYFYANIARSTKVLESVLKNNFSKELENKLPLLQKFQAFGIQFSADKGVFYTNAYFKRNPIYKKESNSIWEIKLDTTVSTQPYFVTNHLTGEKEIFVQDDANKIYLISNTGKILWKQSLDKKIKGGVTQIDRYKNDKLQLLFNTTSSIYLIDRNGKNVEGYPVKLPANATNSLAVFDYENNKDYRMMIACADKHIYNYEADGSLVDGWKFDVSKNVILAPIERCTVAGKDYIVAIDSTGDTYFLDRQGRTRLQLQNTLHAPVTHFFIDAEKNLEQSKIICADTLGNILRLSFRDEPETIKIGDFKENPYFDYKDLDNTKIRKYIFLTHEKLSVYNPDKSYSFSYDFKTEMNKKPLFFLYPDNSGRIGVVSKSTNELFLIDNNGRLCSGFLLYGNTLFSIADMNNDGQLYLITGSPDKNIILYQLQ from the coding sequence ATGTTCAAAAAAATATTTTTCGGAACCTTTGTAACTGCTGTTATTGTAGCAGGAATTTTTGGTTTTTTTTATCTTAGAAAAATAAAAACACCTGTAAGTACTGCTATTAATGCAATCCCTGCGGACGCTGTTTTTATTATTCGAAGTAATTCAGCAGATATATTTTGGAAAAAAATTTCTCAGAATAACATTATTTGGCAAGATTTTTTATCGGAAAATATTTTTTCGGACATCAATAAAAATGGATTTATTATAGATTCGCTTATTCAAAATTCTCCTGATATTATTGGATTGTTGGATGAAAATCCTTTTTTTATTTCTGCTCACGAAACACAAAAAAATCATTTAGATTTCCTTTTTTCCTACAGTTTGCCTGATATTACTAAGCGTGAAATAGTAGAGGATTTTATTAATAAATCATTTAAGGATAAAAAAAAATACACACAAAATTTCGATGGAATATCAGTAAATTCAATCTCTGTAGAAAAAAATACGAAATTTAATTATGCTTTTTCGAAAGGTATTTTTATTGCCGGATTTAATTTAACACTTGTACAAAAAGCCATTCAGCAAACAGAAAATGGCACATCTTTACTGCAGGATAAAAATTTTTCACAAGTATTTAATACAGCTGGAAAAGCCGTAGATGCAACACTTTTCGTGAATTATGAACGAATCCATTCGAGTTTAAATACGTATTTAGAAAATGAAAATCGAGACTTCTTTTCACCTTTTGCAAATTGGACGGCGCTTGATTTTTCAGTAAAACCGAGCGAAGTAATGCTGGATGGTTTTTCTGTAGCAGACATTTCTCAAAAAAAATTTCTTAATTTATTTTCTAAACAAAAGCCTCAAAATATTGAGTTAACAAGCGTTGTACCTGCAAATACAGCAATGTTTCTTTTGATGGGAATAAGTGATGTTACTTCTTTTAAAAATGATTATTCTGAATTTTTAAATCGAAAAAAAAATTCTGACACACTCGTAAATGTCGTAAAAAAAAATATTTTTTCGTGGACCGAAAATGAAATTGCCTTGGTTGTTACTGAACCTGAAAGCAGCGATTGGTCGGACAATGCGTATGCTATTTTTCATAGTAATGAAATCGAGAATGCAAAAGCGACATTAAATAATTTAACAGATTCCCTGAATGCACTTTTGGAGTTAAAAACGGATTCTGAGAATTATCAAGGTGTTGGGATCTATCATTTGCCGGTAAAAAATGAACTTTCCGAAATTTTTGGAACTATTTTTTCGTCGATAACAAATAATTATTACACTATTGTTGGAGATTATGTTGTGTTTGCAAACAGTTCGGAGGCATTGAAAAAATTTATTCAAGCCAATAAAAGTGGCAAAACATTGCAAAATGATATCTATTACAAAGAGTTTTCAAGCGATCATTTAGACAAAGAATCGAATGTTTATTTTTATGCGAACATTGCTCGTTCCACCAAAGTGTTGGAATCAGTTTTAAAAAATAATTTTTCGAAAGAGCTCGAAAATAAATTGCCACTTCTTCAAAAATTTCAAGCTTTCGGAATTCAATTTAGTGCGGATAAAGGAGTGTTTTATACAAATGCCTATTTCAAACGAAATCCCATCTACAAAAAAGAAAGTAACTCTATTTGGGAAATAAAATTAGACACCACGGTGAGCACGCAACCGTATTTTGTTACGAACCATTTAACAGGTGAAAAAGAAATTTTTGTGCAAGACGATGCGAATAAAATTTATCTCATCAGTAATACCGGAAAAATTTTATGGAAACAATCGCTGGATAAAAAAATAAAAGGTGGTGTAACGCAAATTGATCGGTACAAAAACGACAAATTGCAATTGCTTTTTAATACCACTTCTTCTATTTATTTGATTGATAGAAATGGAAAAAATGTGGAAGGTTATCCTGTTAAATTGCCTGCGAACGCTACTAATTCGCTTGCTGTATTTGATTATGAAAACAACAAAGATTATCGGATGATGATTGCTTGCGCAGATAAACATATTTATAATTATGAGGCGGATGGAAGTTTGGTAGATGGCTGGAAATTTGATGTTTCAAAAAATGTGATTCTCGCACCTATTGAGCGTTGTACGGTGGCTGGAAAGGATTACATCGTAGCGATTGACAGTACTGGAGATACTTATTTTTTAGATAGGCAAGGGAGAACGCGACTTCAATTGCAAAATACGTTACATGCTCCCGTAACTCATTTTTTTATTGATGCTGAAAAAAACTTGGAGCAGTCGAAAATTATTTGTGCCGATACACTTGGAAATATTCTTCGTTTAAGTTTTCGAGATGAGCCAGAAACCATTAAGATTGGTGATTTTAAAGAAAATCCATATTTTGATTACAAAGATTTAGATAATACTAAAATTCGAAAATATATTTTTCTCACGCATGAAAAATTGTCGGTTTATAATCCAGATAAAAGTTATTCGTTCAGCTATGATTTTAAAACGGAAATGAATAAAAAACCTTTATTCTTTTTGTATCCTGATAATAGTGGAAGAATAGGAGTGGTGTCTAAAAGCACAAACGAATTATTTCTGATTGACAATAACGGTAGACTTTGTAGCGGCTTTCTTTTGTATGGAAATACGCTTTTTAGTATTGCAGATATGAACAACGATGGGCAACTTTATTTGATTACAGGAAGTCCAGATAAAAATATTATTTTGTATCAATTGCAGTGA